In one Pseudoclavibacter sp. Marseille-Q3772 genomic region, the following are encoded:
- the dxr gene encoding 1-deoxy-D-xylulose-5-phosphate reductoisomerase produces MSEQRRVCILGSTGSIGEQTLDVIREHRDEFCVVGLSAGTNRERVQAQAAEFSVPSDALAFGAVESEQLVRDVRADVVVNGITGSVGLGPTLATLESGATLALANKESLIVGGDLVRELAKPGQIVPVDSEHSAIAQCLVSGSPTEVRRLVLTASGGPFRGQTAAQLRTVTPAQALAHPTWNMGRVVTTNSATLVNKGLEVIEAHLLFDIAYDNIDVVVHPQSIIHSMVEFIDGSTIAQVSMPDMRLPISLGLNWPKRIQGATVPMDWTRAHEWQFYPLDNDAFPAVTLAKQVGEQGGAYPAVFNAANEQAVDAFHEGQIGFLDILDIVTDTVQAHTPDSDPISIESLQEVERWARSYADSRIASHQA; encoded by the coding sequence GTGAGCGAACAGCGCCGCGTGTGCATCCTTGGATCCACCGGATCCATCGGAGAACAAACGCTGGATGTTATTCGAGAACATCGCGATGAGTTCTGCGTCGTTGGCCTGAGCGCCGGCACGAACCGTGAGCGCGTCCAGGCACAAGCGGCCGAGTTTTCCGTTCCCTCAGATGCGCTCGCATTTGGCGCTGTTGAATCCGAGCAATTGGTACGCGACGTTCGTGCCGACGTTGTCGTAAACGGCATCACGGGATCCGTTGGCCTCGGCCCCACGCTCGCCACGCTAGAAAGCGGTGCGACACTGGCGCTGGCAAACAAAGAATCGTTAATCGTCGGTGGCGACCTTGTTCGCGAACTCGCAAAGCCTGGCCAAATCGTGCCAGTCGATTCCGAGCACTCGGCGATTGCGCAATGTTTAGTGAGTGGCAGTCCAACCGAGGTTCGCAGGCTCGTGCTGACCGCATCCGGAGGCCCATTCCGCGGACAAACCGCCGCGCAGCTTCGAACGGTAACGCCTGCCCAGGCACTCGCACACCCAACATGGAATATGGGACGAGTAGTGACGACGAATTCGGCAACACTCGTGAATAAGGGGCTCGAGGTGATCGAGGCACACCTGCTGTTCGACATCGCCTACGACAACATCGATGTGGTGGTGCATCCGCAGTCGATCATCCACTCGATGGTGGAGTTCATCGACGGCTCGACGATCGCGCAGGTGTCCATGCCGGATATGCGACTACCGATTTCGCTCGGCCTCAACTGGCCAAAGCGCATTCAGGGCGCCACCGTACCGATGGACTGGACGCGGGCTCACGAGTGGCAGTTCTATCCGCTCGATAACGATGCCTTCCCGGCGGTTACCCTCGCCAAGCAAGTTGGTGAGCAAGGCGGGGCGTACCCGGCAGTGTTCAACGCGGCAAACGAACAGGCGGTGGATGCATTCCATGAGGGACAGATCGGATTCCTCGACATTCTCGACATCGTCACCGACACCGTTCAAGCACACACACCTGATTCGGATCCGATCAGCATCGAATCCCTGCAAGAGGTCGAGCGTTGGGCTCGTAGCTATGCCGACTCCCGGATTGCGTCACACCAGGCATAG
- a CDS encoding asparaginase, giving the protein MSGETFTGENAVELAVVQRSGFVESRHLGSAAVVNAEGEVICSLGDTVTPVFARSTLKPLQALASLETGARVSGEQLAIACASHVGTALHVALVRDVLSSVQLDESALRCPAAWPLDNPSRDSLIRSGEPSSAVFMECSGKHAVFLAACVAAGLPTETYLHPEHPLQTLVRDTIARFAGEQVRYSGVDGCGAPVHALSLAGLARAMSRFATSQSSSPFAIFRNASKIWDAMLNNPLAMQGAGRADSVVIEELGVVAKSGAEGLQVLVAPNGTAVALKVLDGSNRAGMLVGLQLLLAAEAIDAAGAQSVLPKLDLALLGGGVPVGGVHLGSGVPSTIA; this is encoded by the coding sequence ATGTCGGGTGAGACCTTCACTGGCGAGAACGCTGTGGAGCTCGCAGTAGTTCAACGAAGCGGCTTTGTGGAGTCCAGGCATCTTGGTTCGGCCGCCGTCGTGAATGCCGAGGGCGAAGTGATTTGCAGCCTCGGTGATACGGTCACTCCGGTCTTTGCGCGGTCGACGTTGAAACCGCTGCAGGCACTCGCGTCACTCGAAACGGGTGCGAGAGTGAGTGGCGAGCAGCTCGCGATTGCGTGTGCAAGTCACGTTGGTACGGCCTTGCATGTGGCGCTAGTTCGGGATGTGCTCAGCAGCGTTCAATTGGATGAGAGCGCGCTCAGGTGCCCGGCTGCGTGGCCACTGGATAACCCGAGCCGTGATTCGTTGATTCGCTCGGGCGAGCCCAGCAGCGCGGTGTTCATGGAATGTTCGGGCAAACACGCGGTGTTTCTCGCGGCATGCGTGGCTGCTGGCCTGCCAACCGAGACGTATCTGCATCCCGAACACCCGTTGCAGACCCTGGTTCGGGATACGATCGCACGCTTTGCGGGTGAACAGGTGCGCTATAGCGGTGTCGACGGATGCGGTGCCCCGGTACATGCACTGTCTCTGGCAGGTTTGGCTCGGGCAATGTCTCGGTTTGCGACCTCGCAATCGTCGTCGCCGTTTGCGATTTTCCGCAATGCCTCCAAGATCTGGGATGCGATGCTCAATAACCCCTTAGCCATGCAGGGCGCCGGGAGGGCGGATTCGGTGGTCATCGAAGAGCTGGGCGTTGTCGCAAAGTCGGGAGCGGAAGGATTACAGGTACTCGTTGCTCCGAACGGCACTGCGGTTGCCTTGAAAGTGCTCGACGGTAGTAACCGTGCGGGAATGCTGGTCGGGCTGCAGCTGTTGTTAGCCGCTGAAGCCATCGACGCTGCTGGCGCACAGTCCGTGCTTCCAAAACTTGATCTTGCACTGCTGGGCGGTGGCGTACCGGTCGGCGGGGTCCACCTGGGATCGGGAGTTCCTAGCACGATTGCTTAA
- a CDS encoding FtsK/SpoIIIE domain-containing protein, protein MSSTGSQVLERPPCPSESDSARTSSNRYLDGRKFRVDEPADLDEPAIELPQPPQIEKPSGFPTMMVLAPIIVSLVMYGILQSPYVLIFAVFGPVFGIANVIDQRIGRRRRFRRAQAEFALDCERVREEVNRAHERIRDRRNRLHPSARTIIHGGARPGIAIRLGVSTATSGLRASGGNRQLQEEVLRIEGMPFVTEARALFVSGDPLRLEAFVRAMVVQIWSCRIAEPVCLIGNELDQVITQLGACGISIAETVGATDFRIEAVDDASNNTYGSGEEDAMYIHIDEQGGAIATAADGSRLAFRPDSLSSTEFIQWLPRLARARDRAARAEHSLPERVYLRDIIARNTEHRSESTTSEGDARASLRADFLVGDEGLVSVDLVRVGAHALISGTTGSGKSELLISWIASLCHNYNQDEIAVLGLDFKGGATFSAIQHLPQCRGVVTDLDGDEAKRVALSLHAEVRRREQVLRVAGVRDITELAPGRLTRLVVVVDEFQAMVQSHPDLMEIVVDLAARGRSLGVHLMLCTQRATGTFPESLLANCSVRIALRVEQSSDSITMVGNADAAALPREPRGRALLKIGGRSASCVQVAQTEEPDVLAIARAKGKISAPVAPLWYPPLPAQLPLNAIATDSQNTDDPSESIAFGRVDQPELQRQENAALRVGEHLYVVGGRRSGRTTALQTIREAARRNGWQTYALEPNVEAAWDLVQLLRAGTWNTPYLITIDDVDILEASFADDHRTAWMSDLLALLRMAKQRGIAIVLSATTASGPLGKLHQLCSHTLMLQLSSRNEWILQGGDPSHYQSTMPPGRGRFNGELVQVAIAQTEKESQPINKPVAEADPITRPWNLQAGMCVIARRTAAITRWCAERDIPVQPVPQPAQVRNAVPPSNTLIVGDVEEWISAFGVASKLADTRDIVTIGVSPAEWRTLFRGDPIPPAVRDPGRDGLLRCSNGSVDRLRCDARGVPVSRQITEVGIPT, encoded by the coding sequence GTGAGTAGCACCGGTAGCCAAGTACTTGAACGACCACCGTGCCCGTCCGAATCTGACTCGGCCCGTACATCGTCGAACCGGTACCTGGATGGGCGCAAGTTTCGGGTAGACGAACCGGCAGATCTTGACGAACCGGCAATCGAGCTTCCACAGCCACCACAAATAGAGAAGCCATCCGGATTCCCAACGATGATGGTGCTGGCGCCAATCATTGTTTCGCTGGTCATGTACGGCATCTTGCAGTCACCGTATGTACTCATTTTCGCCGTGTTCGGTCCCGTGTTTGGTATCGCGAATGTGATCGATCAACGAATTGGTCGAAGGCGTCGATTCAGGCGAGCGCAGGCCGAGTTTGCGCTTGACTGTGAACGAGTTCGTGAGGAGGTCAACCGCGCCCATGAACGCATCCGGGACCGTCGCAACAGACTACATCCGAGTGCACGAACCATCATCCACGGTGGCGCAAGACCGGGTATCGCCATTCGGCTCGGTGTGAGTACGGCAACGAGTGGCCTACGCGCAAGTGGCGGTAATCGTCAGTTGCAGGAGGAGGTGCTCCGTATCGAAGGAATGCCGTTTGTCACCGAAGCCCGAGCGCTGTTCGTATCCGGTGACCCGCTGCGTCTTGAGGCATTTGTTCGGGCGATGGTGGTGCAGATCTGGAGCTGCCGAATTGCTGAACCGGTGTGCCTAATCGGCAATGAGCTCGACCAAGTCATTACACAACTCGGCGCATGCGGAATTTCAATCGCAGAGACTGTCGGAGCAACAGACTTCCGAATCGAGGCCGTGGACGACGCCTCCAATAACACCTACGGCAGCGGCGAAGAAGACGCGATGTATATCCATATTGATGAGCAGGGCGGCGCTATCGCCACTGCAGCGGACGGCAGCCGGCTAGCGTTCCGGCCCGACTCACTATCGAGCACGGAATTCATTCAATGGTTGCCGAGGCTGGCGCGTGCTCGCGATCGAGCAGCACGGGCAGAACATAGCTTGCCGGAGCGCGTGTACCTGCGTGACATTATCGCCCGGAACACAGAACATCGTTCGGAGAGCACAACCAGCGAAGGTGATGCGCGGGCGAGTCTGCGAGCGGATTTCTTGGTCGGCGATGAGGGACTGGTGTCGGTTGATCTGGTTCGTGTCGGCGCGCATGCGCTGATATCGGGTACCACCGGTAGCGGTAAAAGCGAACTGCTCATCAGCTGGATTGCGTCACTATGTCACAACTACAACCAGGATGAAATCGCCGTTCTAGGGCTCGACTTCAAAGGCGGGGCAACATTCTCGGCGATCCAGCATTTGCCACAGTGTCGTGGTGTGGTCACTGACCTCGATGGGGATGAAGCCAAGCGCGTCGCGTTGAGTTTGCATGCCGAGGTTCGCCGCCGTGAGCAAGTACTCCGAGTAGCCGGAGTCCGCGATATCACCGAGCTTGCCCCCGGGCGACTCACGCGACTCGTGGTTGTGGTCGACGAGTTCCAAGCCATGGTGCAATCTCATCCCGACCTCATGGAGATCGTGGTCGATCTTGCGGCCCGTGGCCGTAGTCTCGGCGTTCATCTCATGTTGTGCACACAGCGAGCAACGGGAACATTCCCCGAGTCGTTGTTGGCGAACTGCTCGGTCAGGATCGCTCTTCGTGTTGAACAAAGCAGTGACTCCATCACCATGGTCGGTAACGCCGATGCCGCCGCCTTACCGCGCGAGCCTCGAGGGAGGGCGCTCCTAAAGATCGGCGGGAGATCAGCGAGCTGCGTGCAAGTCGCTCAGACGGAAGAACCGGATGTACTTGCAATAGCACGAGCGAAAGGGAAAATATCGGCCCCGGTTGCGCCACTGTGGTACCCGCCACTGCCAGCGCAGCTCCCGCTGAACGCAATTGCTACAGACAGTCAGAACACCGACGACCCGAGCGAGAGTATTGCCTTCGGCAGAGTTGATCAGCCCGAATTGCAGCGACAGGAGAACGCCGCCCTACGCGTGGGGGAGCACCTCTATGTTGTCGGCGGGCGTCGCAGTGGCCGTACCACTGCCCTGCAAACAATCCGCGAGGCCGCGCGCAGGAACGGCTGGCAGACCTACGCTCTAGAACCCAACGTTGAAGCTGCGTGGGATCTCGTGCAATTGCTGCGTGCGGGCACCTGGAACACGCCGTACTTAATCACCATCGACGACGTCGACATACTCGAGGCAAGTTTTGCCGACGATCACCGAACCGCGTGGATGAGTGACCTGCTTGCACTACTTCGAATGGCCAAGCAACGGGGCATCGCCATCGTGCTCAGCGCCACAACCGCATCCGGGCCGCTAGGTAAACTCCACCAGCTGTGCTCACACACGCTGATGCTCCAGCTCTCTAGCCGGAACGAGTGGATCCTGCAGGGAGGAGACCCGTCCCACTACCAGAGCACGATGCCGCCCGGTCGTGGGCGGTTCAATGGCGAACTCGTCCAAGTTGCGATCGCGCAGACCGAGAAGGAGTCGCAGCCGATAAACAAGCCCGTTGCTGAGGCGGATCCGATAACGCGCCCGTGGAATCTGCAGGCCGGTATGTGCGTCATTGCACGCCGAACGGCAGCGATCACCCGGTGGTGTGCCGAACGCGACATCCCAGTGCAACCCGTACCGCAGCCCGCGCAAGTGCGGAACGCGGTCCCTCCAAGTAACACGCTCATTGTCGGAGACGTGGAGGAATGGATCAGCGCCTTTGGTGTCGCCAGCAAACTCGCTGATACCCGAGACATCGTAACGATTGGTGTCAGCCCAGCAGAGTGGCGCACGCTCTTTCGAGGCGATCCGATACCGCCGGCAGTTCGGGACCCTGGACGGGACGGTCTACTGCGCTGCTCGAACGGCAGCGTGGACCGGCTGCGTTGCGACGCTCGCGGAGTGCCGGTTTCCCGTCAAATTACCGAGGTAGGCATTCCCACTTAA
- a CDS encoding site-2 protease family protein has protein sequence MIGIVLFIVGILAALIGLAISIALHECGHLYFAKRFGLRVPQYMVGFGPTIWSRRRGETEYGVKLLPLGGYISMIGMYPPKSGKQANEQATGFFSRMVEDGRQASAESIPEGEEHRAFYRLPVWKRMLIMLGGPAMNFVLAAIIFAFLGSVIGVYQPSTKVGEVYQCVVSAADRDDPDAASNCETPAPGVQAGLKPGDQIIAVNGQEIGDWQALQDRIRVAADTPLTLSVVRGGKSMSLTVTPRANEVYVTDPTTGRILEDDQGRPRTQTVGFVGFTPQHERTRRGLDFVGEMYHQNLSGVINVIVTMPQRVVEMFQAGFLGAERDPYGPMSVVGVGRVTGEIVSQDAIPVLDRVTSVIQIVGSLNIMLGAMNLIPLPPLDGGHIAAAGWDGLRHWWARIRRRPEPEPFDAAKLLPVTMVVAVLLMAIGALFIFTDLVNPIQLFK, from the coding sequence GTGATCGGAATCGTTCTATTCATCGTCGGAATCCTCGCCGCACTCATTGGATTGGCAATCTCTATTGCGCTTCACGAGTGCGGACACCTGTACTTCGCCAAGCGATTCGGCCTGCGCGTTCCGCAGTACATGGTTGGATTCGGACCCACGATCTGGTCACGCCGTCGGGGCGAAACCGAATACGGAGTGAAGCTGTTACCGCTGGGCGGATACATCTCGATGATTGGCATGTATCCGCCGAAGTCCGGGAAACAGGCGAACGAACAAGCAACGGGTTTCTTCTCTCGGATGGTGGAGGACGGTCGGCAGGCGAGCGCAGAGTCCATCCCTGAGGGAGAAGAACATCGCGCGTTCTATCGGCTCCCGGTATGGAAGCGAATGCTCATTATGCTCGGCGGCCCGGCGATGAACTTCGTGTTGGCTGCGATCATCTTCGCCTTCCTCGGCAGCGTCATCGGTGTGTACCAGCCGAGCACCAAGGTCGGGGAGGTGTACCAATGCGTTGTCTCCGCCGCCGACCGCGACGACCCGGATGCGGCGAGCAATTGCGAAACCCCGGCACCGGGTGTGCAGGCCGGGCTCAAGCCGGGCGATCAGATCATTGCCGTGAACGGGCAGGAAATTGGCGATTGGCAAGCGCTACAGGACCGCATCCGCGTTGCTGCCGACACCCCGCTCACACTTTCGGTTGTTAGGGGTGGCAAGTCGATGTCGCTCACAGTCACCCCGCGGGCAAACGAGGTCTACGTCACCGACCCGACAACTGGACGCATCCTGGAAGACGATCAGGGCCGTCCACGCACACAAACGGTTGGCTTTGTGGGGTTCACACCGCAACACGAACGCACTCGGCGGGGCTTGGATTTCGTCGGTGAGATGTACCACCAGAATCTCAGCGGTGTCATCAACGTGATCGTGACCATGCCGCAGCGAGTGGTGGAAATGTTCCAGGCGGGCTTCCTCGGCGCAGAACGCGACCCGTACGGGCCGATGAGTGTGGTCGGTGTCGGGCGCGTCACCGGTGAGATTGTGTCTCAGGATGCGATTCCCGTGCTCGATCGGGTGACCAGCGTCATCCAGATCGTCGGTTCGCTGAACATCATGCTTGGTGCCATGAACCTCATCCCGCTGCCACCGCTTGATGGTGGACATATTGCGGCCGCAGGGTGGGACGGTCTGCGGCACTGGTGGGCCAGAATCCGTCGACGTCCGGAACCGGAGCCATTTGACGCCGCGAAACTGCTCCCGGTTACTATGGTCGTGGCGGTGCTGTTGATGGCCATTGGCGCGCTATTCATTTTCACGGACCTCGTCAACCCCATCCAGCTGTTCAAGTAG
- a CDS encoding DUF4192 family protein, with protein sequence MNQPKKISSTRQIVSLIPNVLGYVPSQSLVIVPCNGAVSGAVVRMDIPEDVFNADAESRAIDHDHGVITITESPRAAEYAQLVVEQVARLRDCTAAIIGIFTSEQPKCVRCDTESHCDRESDCFDLLPGESLVDALERAFTDVGIEPMSAFVVCPQHWFDYWSADHGPTSELLARNERRTNDTLAERAHIPKASAKAIGNVQSLCEQQTEQSLPTDDEVLCAWNLLVDGTDWIASDHQSTLYAVVLMGLQRMRTTECLLANAAYGQDAADEMGRIWDTLNAEISEHEMQGMTAARTEYDPVDQDRCLRAINVLKQVVAHATGTRVIAALAALAWVEWCRGASSLAHYYSNEALRAGEHEIASQIYEYVISGAVPGWVDGSSCVGPVRDAEVDRILQ encoded by the coding sequence ATGAACCAACCAAAGAAAATCTCAAGTACCCGTCAAATTGTCTCGCTGATCCCAAACGTGCTGGGTTATGTCCCGTCGCAGTCACTAGTAATCGTGCCGTGTAACGGTGCTGTGTCCGGTGCTGTCGTACGGATGGACATTCCCGAAGACGTATTTAACGCCGACGCCGAGAGCAGAGCTATCGATCATGACCATGGCGTGATTACCATCACTGAGTCGCCGAGGGCTGCTGAATACGCTCAACTTGTCGTAGAGCAGGTAGCGCGGTTACGGGACTGTACCGCGGCGATCATTGGCATCTTCACGAGCGAACAGCCGAAGTGTGTGCGTTGCGACACCGAAAGCCACTGTGATCGCGAATCAGATTGTTTCGACCTGCTTCCCGGGGAATCCCTCGTGGATGCACTTGAGCGAGCATTCACTGACGTCGGTATCGAACCAATGAGCGCCTTCGTTGTGTGCCCGCAGCACTGGTTTGACTATTGGTCGGCGGACCACGGCCCGACAAGCGAACTCCTTGCGAGAAACGAACGTCGAACCAACGACACGCTGGCGGAACGAGCCCACATCCCGAAAGCCTCAGCAAAGGCGATCGGCAACGTGCAGTCACTGTGCGAACAGCAAACCGAACAGAGCCTGCCCACCGACGACGAGGTGCTGTGCGCATGGAACCTGCTCGTGGACGGTACAGACTGGATCGCATCCGACCACCAATCGACCCTGTATGCCGTCGTACTCATGGGGCTGCAACGGATGCGAACAACCGAATGTTTGCTTGCGAACGCGGCATATGGGCAGGACGCGGCCGACGAAATGGGGCGTATCTGGGACACCCTCAACGCTGAGATCTCCGAACACGAGATGCAGGGGATGACAGCGGCGCGGACGGAATACGATCCCGTAGACCAGGATCGCTGCCTGCGGGCAATCAACGTGCTGAAACAGGTCGTCGCGCACGCTACTGGAACCCGAGTCATCGCTGCGCTTGCTGCATTGGCATGGGTGGAGTGGTGCCGCGGGGCGAGTTCTCTTGCGCACTATTACTCGAATGAGGCGCTGCGTGCCGGAGAACACGAGATTGCATCCCAGATCTACGAGTATGTCATCAGCGGCGCGGTGCCGGGATGGGTTGATGGCAGTAGCTGCGTCGGCCCGGTTCGCGACGCCGAGGTGGATCGGATCCTGCAGTGA
- the ispG gene encoding flavodoxin-dependent (E)-4-hydroxy-3-methylbut-2-enyl-diphosphate synthase has product MPAVNLGTPNVPQLISPRRKTRKVKVGSTYVGGDAPITVQSMTTTPTTDINATLQQIAELTAAGCDIVRVAVPSRDDAEALPIIAKKSQIPVVADIHFQPNYVFKAIDAGCAAVRVNPGNIRKFDDRVGEIAKAASDAGVSLRIGVNAGSLEPSLLQKYGKPTAEALVESAVWEASLFEEHGFHDFGISVKHNDPVVMVKAYRMLSERGDWPLHLGVTEAGPAFQGTIKSAVAFGSLLADGIGDTIRVSLSAPPVEEVKVGLQILQSLNLRERRLEIVSCPSCGRAQVDVYTLADSVQEGLKHLTVPIRVAVMGCVVNGPGEAREADLGVASGNGKGQIFVKGEVIKTVPESEIVPTLIAEAQRIAAEMPQGSGTPEVIR; this is encoded by the coding sequence GTGCCTGCAGTAAATCTTGGAACACCGAACGTCCCGCAACTGATTAGCCCGCGTCGAAAGACTCGAAAAGTCAAGGTGGGCTCAACCTACGTGGGTGGCGATGCCCCAATTACCGTGCAGTCGATGACCACAACACCGACGACGGACATCAACGCCACACTGCAGCAAATCGCGGAGCTCACCGCGGCAGGGTGCGATATTGTGCGCGTCGCGGTGCCGAGTCGCGACGATGCTGAAGCACTGCCAATCATTGCGAAGAAGAGCCAGATTCCGGTTGTGGCCGATATCCACTTCCAGCCGAACTATGTCTTTAAGGCAATTGATGCCGGCTGCGCCGCGGTGCGAGTCAACCCGGGCAATATTCGCAAATTTGATGACCGCGTCGGTGAGATCGCTAAGGCCGCAAGTGATGCGGGAGTCTCCTTGCGCATCGGCGTTAATGCCGGTTCACTCGAACCCTCGCTATTGCAGAAGTACGGTAAACCAACCGCTGAGGCACTGGTCGAATCCGCGGTTTGGGAAGCCAGCCTGTTTGAGGAGCACGGATTCCACGACTTCGGAATTTCCGTCAAGCACAATGACCCGGTGGTCATGGTGAAGGCATACCGGATGCTCTCTGAGCGTGGTGACTGGCCCCTGCACTTAGGCGTTACCGAAGCCGGGCCCGCATTCCAGGGGACCATTAAGTCTGCCGTCGCTTTCGGTTCACTGCTTGCTGACGGCATCGGCGACACTATCCGTGTGTCGCTGTCAGCGCCGCCGGTTGAAGAAGTCAAGGTTGGCTTGCAAATCCTGCAATCGCTGAACCTGCGTGAGCGACGCCTGGAGATTGTTTCGTGTCCGTCGTGTGGCCGTGCTCAGGTGGATGTTTACACGCTCGCGGATTCCGTGCAGGAGGGGCTCAAGCATCTGACCGTGCCGATTCGCGTCGCGGTAATGGGATGCGTTGTGAACGGTCCCGGCGAGGCTCGCGAAGCCGACCTCGGTGTTGCCAGCGGAAACGGTAAGGGCCAAATTTTCGTCAAGGGCGAGGTCATCAAGACCGTTCCCGAATCAGAGATTGTGCCCACACTGATTGCTGAAGCGCAGCGCATTGCTGCCGAAATGCCGCAAGGATCGGGTACTCCAGAAGTAATTCGGTAG
- a CDS encoding AAA family ATPase produces the protein MTASLAPLTETELNHARTTIGAIERAVASRVVGQERLRESMLVGLLTGGHILLESLPGLAKTTAAEALAGAIDGSFKRIQCTPDLLPSDLIGSQVYEANSGEFTTRLGPVHANFVLLDEVNRSSAKTQSAMLEAMQERQTSIGGERYPLPKPFLVIATQNPIEQEGTYVLSEAQLDRFMLKDVLDYPSPRDEAEILHRIDTGVFAETIDSVCDTAGILKLQELTKRVYIDPAITEYIVSLTYVSRHADKYLSPELAGVLQVGASPRASINLSTGARAVALIQGRNHVVPEDVRHLAHRVLRHRLLLGFEAGAKNIRPETLIDAMIAAVRTP, from the coding sequence ATGACCGCGTCACTCGCTCCGCTCACCGAAACCGAACTCAACCACGCTCGGACCACGATTGGCGCGATTGAACGCGCAGTGGCCTCCCGCGTCGTCGGGCAGGAACGGCTACGCGAATCGATGCTGGTGGGTCTGCTCACCGGCGGCCACATCCTGCTCGAATCGCTTCCCGGGTTGGCGAAGACCACCGCAGCCGAGGCGCTCGCTGGCGCCATCGACGGCTCCTTCAAACGCATCCAGTGCACACCAGACCTGCTGCCGAGCGATCTCATCGGCTCGCAGGTGTACGAGGCAAACTCGGGTGAGTTCACCACCAGGCTTGGGCCGGTGCACGCGAACTTTGTGCTGCTGGATGAGGTGAACCGCTCAAGTGCGAAAACGCAGTCGGCGATGCTTGAAGCGATGCAGGAGCGGCAGACATCAATTGGCGGTGAGCGGTATCCACTCCCGAAACCATTTCTCGTTATTGCGACGCAGAACCCGATCGAACAGGAGGGCACCTACGTGCTCTCGGAGGCGCAGCTTGACCGGTTCATGCTCAAGGACGTGCTGGACTATCCATCTCCGCGCGACGAGGCTGAGATTCTGCATCGGATCGACACAGGAGTGTTTGCCGAGACGATCGACTCGGTATGTGACACCGCAGGAATCCTCAAGCTGCAAGAGCTCACCAAGCGTGTGTACATCGATCCGGCAATCACCGAGTACATTGTCTCGCTGACGTATGTGTCCCGTCACGCCGACAAGTACCTGTCGCCAGAGCTGGCCGGCGTGCTGCAGGTCGGGGCATCACCGCGTGCATCCATCAACCTGTCCACCGGGGCGCGAGCTGTTGCGCTCATTCAGGGTCGAAATCATGTGGTGCCTGAGGACGTGCGTCATCTCGCCCACCGGGTGCTCCGTCACCGACTGCTGCTCGGCTTCGAGGCCGGGGCAAAGAACATCCGACCAGAGACGCTCATCGATGCGATGATCGCGGCGGTGCGCACACCGTGA
- a CDS encoding DUF58 domain-containing protein: protein MTEALLTRVKARIPITSRHRSSNLLHGVHHSFVKGRSFDFHDLREYTPGDEVADIDWTASARTGLTVVREHLAERRVRMCLAFPAVDAMYALAPSGERKWEIASIAAGAIGFLAQRAGDEVGAMIGTGADLERTLYRTTETHLESILQLHRQRVHESAKPGESAAASDSLTDALATLLATSAHRGCMTVITDSVTITESARQSIAALGARQDLIWLEIADASPFDPPAADASDVHTGWRLETQLRRNRRLRSQFLQAEEHRRQALREAVEATGGVYTVLEHTQDALERTLAVLETRARGRRQ, encoded by the coding sequence GTGACCGAGGCGCTGCTGACGCGGGTTAAGGCTCGCATCCCGATCACCTCTCGACACCGATCGTCGAACCTGCTGCACGGTGTACATCACTCGTTTGTCAAGGGCCGCAGCTTTGATTTTCATGATCTGCGCGAATACACCCCCGGTGACGAAGTTGCAGATATCGATTGGACTGCCTCTGCACGGACCGGATTGACCGTCGTTCGCGAACATCTTGCAGAGCGCCGGGTACGGATGTGTTTGGCGTTCCCTGCGGTGGATGCGATGTACGCGCTGGCTCCGTCAGGTGAGCGCAAATGGGAGATCGCGAGCATCGCTGCCGGGGCAATTGGGTTTCTTGCGCAGCGTGCAGGTGACGAGGTCGGTGCCATGATCGGGACGGGAGCAGACCTTGAGAGGACCCTGTACCGCACGACCGAGACGCACCTGGAGAGCATCCTGCAATTGCATCGACAGCGTGTTCACGAGTCGGCGAAACCGGGTGAGAGCGCAGCGGCAAGCGACTCACTCACGGATGCTCTTGCGACACTCCTTGCTACCAGCGCACATCGCGGCTGCATGACCGTGATCACCGATTCGGTGACGATCACCGAATCCGCCCGACAAAGCATTGCGGCGCTCGGTGCCCGGCAGGACCTCATCTGGCTAGAAATTGCCGATGCCTCACCGTTTGACCCGCCGGCAGCCGATGCCAGCGATGTGCACACCGGTTGGCGGCTCGAGACGCAATTACGTCGCAATCGGCGGTTACGGTCCCAGTTCTTGCAAGCTGAAGAGCACCGGCGGCAAGCGCTGCGCGAGGCAGTTGAGGCAACCGGGGGAGTGTATACGGTTCTCGAACATACTCAGGATGCGCTTGAGCGAACGCTCGCGGTGCTAGAAACGAGGGCGCGTGGTCGTAGACAGTAG